The following coding sequences are from one Clostridioides difficile ATCC 9689 = DSM 1296 window:
- a CDS encoding dihydrodipicolinate synthase family protein — MKAEFLTPVVTIFDEEGNLDKEGNKKVYDHLIDGGVDGLVIMGSTGEFFNMSMDMQKELIDLVTSHVNKRVKVFIGTSRMCINESIELSNYAHNSGADGVMIISPYYFSLDDDSIELFYSEIAKNTEAEIYLYNYPDRTGYDLSPELTLRLARKHKNIVGYKDTVTLMGHTRDLINTMKIEFPEFKVYSGYDENFIHNLMSGGAGCIGGLSNLIPEVCSKWAEAYNNRDMEKVIEIQKYINKAMDFYLITNPFIPAMKKAMNIRGLQISDYMTAPFVKPNEKQVCEIKKLMNELNIC; from the coding sequence ATGAAAGCAGAATTTTTGACACCAGTTGTTACAATATTTGATGAAGAAGGAAATTTAGATAAAGAAGGTAATAAAAAAGTGTATGACCATCTTATAGATGGAGGTGTAGATGGACTAGTCATAATGGGAAGTACTGGAGAGTTCTTTAATATGTCTATGGATATGCAAAAAGAACTTATAGATTTAGTAACTAGTCATGTAAATAAGAGAGTAAAAGTGTTTATAGGTACAAGTCGTATGTGTATAAATGAATCTATAGAACTTTCAAACTATGCACATAATAGTGGAGCAGATGGTGTTATGATAATAAGCCCTTATTATTTCTCTCTTGATGATGATAGTATTGAGTTATTTTATAGTGAAATAGCTAAGAATACAGAGGCTGAAATATATTTGTACAATTATCCAGATAGAACTGGTTATGATTTAAGTCCAGAACTTACATTAAGACTTGCAAGAAAACATAAAAACATAGTTGGATATAAGGATACAGTAACTTTGATGGGACATACCAGAGATTTAATAAATACTATGAAAATAGAGTTCCCAGAATTTAAGGTTTATAGCGGTTATGATGAAAACTTTATACATAATCTAATGTCTGGGGGAGCAGGTTGTATAGGGGGATTATCAAATTTAATTCCAGAAGTTTGCTCCAAATGGGCTGAAGCTTACAATAATAGAGATATGGAGAAGGTTATAGAAATTCAAAAATATATTAATAAAGCAATGGATTTTTACTTAATAACCAATCCATTTATACCAGCAATGAAAAAAGCTATGAATATCAGAGGGTTACAAATAAGTGATTATATGACTGCTCCATTTGTAAAACCAAATGAAAAACAAGTATGTGAAATTAAAAAATTGATGAATGAATTAAATATATGTTAA
- a CDS encoding fumarylacetoacetate hydrolase family protein gives MKFVSFTEGENECKRTGVFSKDELFIIDVNSLNLSRNFKDLNELIQNVSSEDIIKLKTIINESTFYNYDVFKRERCTVHVPIEKPIHDILCVGVNYKDHLEETQTHFDDSFEEPQKTVYFTKRVTKAIGPEDEIDGHFEINNQLDYEVELGVVIGKTGVNIRKEEVEDYIFGYTVINDISARKLQKEHVQWFRGKGLDTFTSLGPCILHKSAVPFPIKLKVCSRVNGEERQSSNTGLFISDVSDIVSELSKGMTLEAGDIIATGTPSGVGMGFSPPRYMSSGDVVECEIESIGILKNYIK, from the coding sequence ATGAAGTTTGTAAGTTTTACTGAAGGAGAAAATGAATGTAAAAGAACTGGAGTTTTTTCTAAAGATGAATTATTTATTATAGATGTTAACTCTTTAAATCTCAGTAGAAATTTTAAGGATTTAAATGAATTAATTCAAAATGTATCTAGTGAAGATATTATTAAGTTGAAAACTATTATAAATGAAAGTACATTCTATAATTATGATGTTTTTAAAAGAGAGAGATGTACTGTACATGTTCCTATAGAAAAACCAATACATGATATCTTATGTGTGGGAGTGAACTATAAAGACCATCTTGAAGAAACTCAAACTCACTTTGATGATAGTTTTGAAGAACCACAAAAAACGGTTTATTTTACAAAACGTGTGACAAAGGCAATAGGTCCAGAAGATGAGATAGATGGTCATTTTGAGATAAATAATCAACTAGACTATGAAGTTGAACTTGGAGTAGTAATAGGTAAAACAGGTGTTAATATTAGAAAAGAAGAGGTAGAAGATTATATCTTTGGTTACACTGTTATAAATGATATTTCTGCTAGAAAGTTGCAAAAAGAACATGTTCAATGGTTTAGAGGAAAAGGATTAGATACATTTACCTCTTTAGGTCCATGTATTTTACATAAAAGTGCAGTTCCTTTTCCTATAAAACTTAAAGTATGTAGTAGGGTAAATGGTGAAGAAAGACAAAGTTCTAATACAGGATTATTCATATCAGACGTTTCAGACATAGTTTCAGAACTTTCAAAAGGTATGACCTTAGAGGCTGGAGACATTATAGCTACTGGAACACCTTCTGGAGTAGGGATGGGATTTTCACCTCCTCGATATATGAGTAGTGGAGATGTAGTTGAATGTGAGATTGAGAGTATTGGAATTTTAAAAAATTACATTAAGTAA